From a region of the Arachis ipaensis cultivar K30076 chromosome B09, Araip1.1, whole genome shotgun sequence genome:
- the LOC107615410 gene encoding uncharacterized protein LOC107615410, producing the protein MKGPDGDSWTQSRLRESQNKWADDVRHFPEVHPPTFRGTTNPTEVDNWFQAMERALQAHQVFEDQYVEFPTYRLMGEAQYWWERTQHILQPDNVVISWDVFLSEFIENTNSVRTAKELESLQLKQGQMSVAEYTNKFEELCRFSKICQGAPGDFEE; encoded by the exons ATGAAG GGACCAGATGGCGACTCGTGGACACAGTCGCGGCTGAGGGAGAGTCAGAACAA ATGGGCTGATGATGTTCGCCACTTTCCTGAAGTGCATCCCCCAACATTTAGAGGGACTACGAATCCCACTGAGGTCGACAATTGGTTTCAGGCAATGGAGAGGGCTTTACAAGCACATCAGGTTTTTGAAGATCAATATGTGGAGTTCCCAACTTACCGGTTAATGGGTGAAGCTCAATACTGGTGGGAAAGAACGCAACATATTCTACAACCAGACAATGTTGTGATATCCTGGGATGTGTTTCTGAGTGAATTTATAGAAAATACCAATTCGGTCAGAACAGCTAAGGAACTTGAATCACTCCAATTGAAGCAGGGTCAAATGTCTGTAGCTGAGTATACAAATAAGTTTGAAGAATTGTGTCGATTTTCCAAAATTTGCCAAGGCGCTCCGGGAGACTTTGAAGAATGA